From one Methylomonas paludis genomic stretch:
- a CDS encoding DUF5658 family protein, translated as MKIPLMPSAASLVSSLRPLLNHVFLRSQTFIHNVLIAKRYEIGLIRHLKNADLQRLLLRNNINVILIVLFGLLQVADGAITYIGLCFADVNEVNPLLNFCAEHIGLGMSITMVKFVILLAIAFLFCTRHKMKSRWNTATLASAVSFYSWVVTNNVNLVMNG; from the coding sequence ATGAAAATACCCCTTATGCCTAGTGCAGCATCCCTTGTATCCAGCCTCCGCCCCCTGCTTAACCACGTTTTTTTAAGAAGCCAAACCTTTATCCATAATGTACTGATCGCCAAGCGTTACGAAATTGGGCTGATCCGTCATCTTAAAAATGCCGATTTGCAGCGCCTGCTGCTTAGAAACAATATTAATGTGATATTGATTGTATTATTTGGCTTGTTACAAGTCGCAGATGGTGCCATTACCTATATTGGCCTGTGTTTTGCGGATGTCAATGAAGTCAATCCACTACTCAATTTTTGCGCCGAACATATCGGTCTGGGCATGTCCATTACCATGGTCAAGTTCGTGATTTTACTGGCTATCGCCTTTTTGTTCTGTACCCGGCATAAAATGAAAAGCCGCTGGAATACCGCTACGCTGGCCTCGGCGGTATCGTTTTACAGTTGGGTTGTCACCAATAATGTCAATCTGGTGATGAACGGCTAG
- the mprF gene encoding bifunctional lysylphosphatidylglycerol flippase/synthetase MprF, whose product MFNATTLHRYLLKLSQFLPLLLFCAALYLVHRQLQAHDLSEIFDTLQATPQWIIGLAFGLTVVNYLVLVGYDWLALRFTGHNNIPLIKMLAAALLSYAISNNTGHAWAAGGSIRYRFYSKWGVPGWDVIKISLFQTLTYLLGALTLGLIGSLILPYYLAQGVQEPVQIHWLSLVCTLTLLGYWLAVLFWRKPLLIKDFQLYLPTPQMAVWQTLIASADVVLSSLVLWVLLLGKLPMDFGAFLVVFVVAQVLGVISQVPGGIGVFESAFLWLMSDIENHNEHLVLIGALLLYRAVYYFLPLLLAGAGLLSYEIYSRRVQISESSLGLRRLLAATVPQLYALLLLFAGGVLLISGSIPANSTALDWLSQLPLPIIEFSHLIGSLIGLLLLFLSRGIRLKIDAAWYASILLLSLGIVVSLLKGLDWREALLLSVILLLMLPTRSHFQRQSSLLRVSFSKPWLASVAMVLAASIWIGLFAYQDVEYTHELWWQFSYDGNAPRFLRALLLLTVVCLCYGISRLLSIAPPQKFAAPSAAELEEARQLVQQCEHTEGFLALVGDKRLLWNKERTAFIMFAITSNYWIAMSDPVGAKSAIENLLWQFRELADQYGAKPVFYQVSPEFLPFYLDLGLSLFKLGEAANVELAGFNLQGKHRVDLRSSINKFTKLAYRFEVLAAAELETALPRLREISDAWLAHKHTREKGFSLGYFSEAYLRRTGVAVIKDETGRIMAFANLFQTINHQELSIDLMRYHPDSPKGIMDFLFAELLLWGQAEQYRWFSLGMAPLAGLERRPLAPLWHKLGTAIFDLGEQFYNFEGLYAYKEKFSPQWQPHYLAAPAGISAPLILLSIARLIANGWRGMLAK is encoded by the coding sequence ATGTTTAACGCCACTACCCTGCATCGCTATCTGCTTAAGCTGAGCCAATTTTTGCCGCTGCTGCTGTTTTGCGCGGCGCTGTATCTGGTTCATCGCCAATTACAGGCGCATGATTTAAGCGAAATTTTCGACACTTTGCAGGCTACACCACAATGGATTATCGGTCTGGCTTTTGGCTTGACGGTGGTGAATTATCTGGTGCTGGTGGGCTACGACTGGCTGGCGTTGCGGTTTACCGGGCATAACAATATTCCGCTGATAAAAATGTTGGCGGCGGCTTTATTAAGTTATGCCATCAGTAATAATACTGGCCATGCCTGGGCGGCAGGCGGTTCGATACGTTACCGGTTTTATTCAAAATGGGGGGTGCCGGGCTGGGATGTGATTAAGATTTCCCTGTTCCAAACCCTGACTTATCTGCTGGGGGCTTTAACACTGGGATTGATCGGCAGCCTGATTTTGCCTTACTATCTGGCACAAGGTGTCCAGGAGCCGGTGCAGATTCATTGGCTAAGCCTGGTTTGTACGCTGACCTTACTCGGTTACTGGCTGGCGGTATTGTTCTGGCGCAAGCCGCTGTTGATTAAAGATTTTCAGCTGTATTTGCCCACTCCGCAAATGGCGGTCTGGCAAACTCTGATTGCCAGCGCTGATGTGGTGCTGTCCTCGCTGGTGTTGTGGGTGCTGCTGCTAGGCAAATTGCCTATGGATTTCGGCGCGTTTCTGGTGGTGTTTGTGGTGGCGCAGGTATTGGGTGTGATCAGTCAGGTGCCGGGCGGCATCGGCGTGTTTGAAAGTGCGTTTTTATGGCTGATGAGTGATATTGAAAATCACAATGAACATTTGGTGCTGATCGGCGCTTTGCTGCTGTACCGGGCGGTTTATTATTTTCTGCCGCTGCTGCTGGCTGGAGCAGGTTTACTGAGTTATGAGATTTACAGTCGGCGGGTGCAGATTTCGGAAAGTAGTCTGGGCTTGCGGCGTTTGTTGGCTGCCACTGTGCCGCAATTGTATGCGCTGTTATTACTGTTTGCCGGCGGCGTATTGTTGATTTCCGGTTCCATTCCGGCTAATTCCACGGCGCTGGACTGGCTAAGCCAATTGCCATTACCGATCATTGAGTTTTCGCATCTGATCGGCAGTTTGATCGGTCTGTTGTTACTGTTTTTAAGCCGTGGCATACGCCTGAAAATTGATGCCGCCTGGTATGCCAGTATTTTATTGTTAAGCCTGGGTATTGTGGTCTCCTTATTAAAGGGGCTGGATTGGCGTGAAGCTTTGCTGTTAAGTGTAATATTGCTGCTGATGCTGCCTACCCGCAGCCATTTTCAACGCCAGTCTTCACTGTTGCGTGTGTCATTCAGCAAACCCTGGCTGGCTTCAGTGGCTATGGTGCTGGCCGCCAGTATCTGGATAGGTTTATTTGCTTATCAGGATGTGGAATACACCCACGAGTTATGGTGGCAGTTTTCCTATGACGGCAATGCTCCCCGGTTTTTGCGGGCGCTATTACTGCTGACTGTGGTGTGTTTGTGTTATGGCATTTCCCGTCTGTTAAGTATTGCCCCGCCCCAAAAGTTTGCGGCACCCAGTGCCGCTGAATTGGAAGAAGCCCGGCAACTGGTGCAGCAATGTGAGCATACCGAAGGCTTTCTGGCCTTGGTTGGCGACAAACGCCTGTTGTGGAATAAGGAACGCACCGCATTTATTATGTTTGCCATCACCTCAAATTACTGGATCGCCATGAGTGATCCGGTGGGTGCTAAATCCGCTATCGAAAATCTGCTCTGGCAATTCCGTGAGCTGGCAGACCAGTATGGGGCCAAACCGGTGTTTTATCAGGTTAGCCCGGAATTTTTGCCGTTTTATCTGGATTTGGGTTTATCGCTGTTCAAGCTGGGGGAAGCGGCTAATGTGGAATTGGCCGGTTTTAATCTGCAAGGCAAACACCGGGTAGATTTGCGCAGCAGTATTAATAAATTTACCAAACTGGCTTATCGTTTTGAAGTGCTGGCCGCTGCCGAACTGGAAACTGCCCTGCCCCGGCTGCGGGAAATCTCCGATGCCTGGCTGGCCCATAAACATACTCGTGAGAAAGGTTTTTCACTGGGCTATTTTTCCGAAGCTTATCTGCGCCGCACCGGTGTTGCTGTGATTAAGGATGAAACTGGCCGGATCATGGCTTTTGCCAATCTGTTTCAGACTATTAATCATCAGGAACTGTCGATAGATTTGATGCGTTACCACCCGGACAGCCCGAAAGGCATTATGGACTTTTTGTTTGCCGAATTACTGTTATGGGGCCAGGCCGAACAGTACCGCTGGTTTTCACTGGGTATGGCGCCGCTGGCTGGTCTGGAGCGGCGGCCCTTGGCGCCGTTATGGCATAAGCTGGGGACGGCTATTTTTGATCTGGGCGAGCAGTTTTATAACTTTGAAGGCCTGTACGCTTATAAGGAAAAGTTTTCGCCACAATGGCAGCCGCATTACTTGGCGGCACCCGCCGGTATTTCCGCTCCGCTGATATTATTAAGCATCGCCCGGCTGATCGCCAACGGCTGGCGCGGGATGTTAGCCAAATGA
- a CDS encoding gp53-like domain-containing protein — protein MDVGDIAGAGHWLELQYDSVNDNWVLLNPATGLNNVFVGSNQSLDVNGFQKFPGGLIEQWGVSSDFSGEGAQSIVLPIPFSNKILNVQATVLLYADTVTADEFAQTSGWTPGTPATGFEVYMQRTGGGSFTWPQRIVWRANGF, from the coding sequence TTGGACGTTGGCGATATTGCCGGTGCTGGTCATTGGCTGGAATTGCAATATGATTCTGTTAACGATAACTGGGTGTTATTGAATCCTGCCACGGGGTTGAATAATGTATTTGTTGGCAGCAATCAATCACTTGATGTAAACGGATTTCAGAAATTTCCTGGTGGTTTGATAGAGCAATGGGGTGTATCTAGTGATTTTTCTGGCGAAGGTGCGCAATCAATTGTGCTGCCAATCCCATTTTCTAACAAAATATTAAACGTGCAAGCGACAGTTTTGCTATATGCAGATACTGTAACTGCTGATGAATTCGCACAAACATCTGGGTGGACTCCTGGCACTCCTGCTACTGGATTTGAGGTCTATATGCAGAGAACTGGCGGTGGTTCGTTTACCTGGCCACAGCGAATTGTTTGGCGAGCCAATGGATTTTAA
- a CDS encoding Com family DNA-binding transcriptional regulator: MEIVRCGSCNRKLAEGEFTCLSIKCSRCGTMNILKAFEPLIRKPGASDHEVNYVKANHSLAGRQTSPS; the protein is encoded by the coding sequence ATGGAAATTGTTCGATGTGGAAGTTGTAATCGTAAGTTGGCAGAAGGCGAATTTACGTGTTTATCAATTAAGTGTTCGCGTTGCGGAACTATGAATATTTTGAAGGCCTTTGAGCCTCTTATCAGAAAGCCTGGAGCTTCCGATCATGAGGTTAACTATGTCAAAGCCAATCATTCCCTGGCAGGGCGGCAAACGTCGCCTAGCTAA
- a CDS encoding DNA adenine methylase — MSKPIIPWQGGKRRLAKHILPLLVDHECYVEPFAGGAAILFMKQQSDVEVLNDINGELINLYRIVQHHLEEFVKQFKWILISREHFDRLKHTPEHSLTDIQRAARFFYLQKMSFGGIVSGQRFGTATTSPPRLNLLRIEEDLSAAHLRLARVFIEHLAWDDCIRRYDRPHSLFYCDPPYWGTTGYGVDFEFENYELMAELAKTITGRMIISVNDIPEMRKVFAGLTVESVAIKYTVGGAARGRDTAELIVKNW, encoded by the coding sequence ATGTCAAAGCCAATCATTCCCTGGCAGGGCGGCAAACGTCGCCTAGCTAAACACATTCTCCCGTTACTGGTTGATCATGAATGTTATGTAGAACCGTTCGCAGGTGGTGCGGCCATATTGTTTATGAAACAACAATCAGATGTGGAGGTTTTAAACGATATCAACGGAGAGTTGATCAATTTGTATCGGATTGTTCAGCATCATTTGGAGGAGTTTGTTAAGCAATTTAAGTGGATTTTGATCAGTCGAGAGCATTTTGACCGGCTAAAACATACACCAGAACATTCGTTGACTGATATACAACGAGCGGCCAGGTTCTTTTATTTGCAGAAGATGTCGTTTGGTGGAATTGTTTCTGGTCAAAGATTTGGTACAGCGACAACGTCCCCCCCGAGGCTGAATTTACTAAGAATTGAAGAAGATTTGTCAGCCGCTCATTTGCGGCTGGCCAGGGTCTTTATTGAGCATTTAGCCTGGGATGATTGTATACGTCGTTATGACCGCCCTCATTCATTGTTTTATTGTGATCCACCGTATTGGGGCACTACTGGTTATGGTGTTGACTTTGAGTTTGAGAATTATGAGTTGATGGCTGAGCTGGCTAAAACTATCACAGGACGCATGATCATTTCGGTCAATGATATTCCCGAAATGCGAAAAGTGTTCGCAGGTTTGACTGTTGAGAGCGTGGCTATTAAATATACTGTTGGCGGTGCCGCGCGTGGAAGGGATACGGCTGAATTGATCGTGAAGAACTGGTAA
- a CDS encoding HepT-like ribonuclease domain-containing protein, with amino-acid sequence MQRDVRAFLWDANQAAEAIQEFVAGKSFADYTADRLLRSAVERQFEIIGEALNQLCRIEPSWAERIPEVPQIVAFRSWLCFSQ; translated from the coding sequence ATGCAGCGTGATGTTCGTGCTTTTCTGTGGGATGCTAACCAAGCAGCTGAGGCGATTCAGGAGTTTGTTGCCGGTAAGTCTTTTGCAGATTATACCGCTGACCGGTTACTGCGTTCTGCTGTTGAGCGGCAATTTGAAATCATTGGAGAAGCTCTAAATCAACTTTGCAGAATCGAACCCAGTTGGGCAGAGCGCATTCCTGAAGTGCCACAGATTGTGGCATTTCGCTCATGGCTATGCTTCAGTCAATGA
- a CDS encoding nucleotidyltransferase family protein, protein MHTLIQQHQLAIAELCRHYCVQRLEVFGSAARGYNFDPVSSDADFLVEFQTVPNAPSLKTFFELRQALSLLIGREVDLAEAGALRNPYLKASIEQNCELIYAA, encoded by the coding sequence ATGCATACTCTGATTCAACAACATCAATTAGCCATAGCCGAACTGTGTCGCCACTACTGCGTCCAGCGTTTAGAGGTGTTCGGTTCCGCAGCCCGCGGTTATAACTTTGATCCTGTTAGCAGTGATGCTGATTTTTTGGTTGAATTTCAAACTGTTCCAAATGCCCCATCCCTAAAGACATTTTTTGAATTACGTCAGGCACTTTCACTATTAATAGGCCGAGAAGTTGATCTAGCCGAAGCTGGCGCATTGCGTAATCCTTATCTTAAAGCCAGCATAGAACAAAATTGCGAGCTTATCTATGCAGCGTGA
- a CDS encoding RelA/SpoT domain-containing protein: MKDIEKDINKDTFPGGSKSRVNKAGENVRNNTFNFEDLRVIAEWRSAHRNVLNTFQAILRNRTKGSGIVVAQRHKRKTTIFGKLKRFPDMQLARMDDVAGFRLIFKSIEELYLFREKFHKANFLHKRRNDDDKYDYIKNPKSTGYRGIHDVYSYDVNSINGRNLKGLLLEIQYRTLIQHSWATAVEVIGFITENQPKFQEGDNRYQIAMALASEILSRYFEKKLGPYPEKADSDVVKEFLKLDEDLNLLRTLAALNEGLNTIETAATTKRNAILIFTPDGELEVRTFRGATEALRALFILENEMPGKDIVLVKADRNEDIRLAFKNYFSDAQDFIDLITEGCEKLSGKKYIVGYNDLQIL, translated from the coding sequence TTGAAAGATATTGAAAAAGATATTAATAAGGATACATTTCCAGGTGGTTCTAAGTCACGTGTTAACAAAGCAGGGGAAAATGTTCGAAATAATACATTTAATTTTGAAGACTTACGTGTAATCGCAGAATGGAGGTCTGCACATAGAAATGTACTTAACACTTTCCAGGCTATTCTTCGTAATCGAACTAAAGGGTCTGGTATCGTTGTAGCTCAACGCCATAAACGGAAAACAACAATATTTGGAAAATTAAAGCGATTCCCAGATATGCAGCTGGCAAGAATGGATGATGTTGCTGGTTTTCGCCTGATATTTAAATCTATTGAAGAGCTATATTTGTTCAGAGAAAAGTTTCATAAAGCTAATTTCCTTCATAAAAGACGTAATGATGATGATAAATATGATTATATAAAAAATCCAAAATCAACTGGGTATAGAGGGATTCATGATGTTTATTCTTATGATGTAAATTCAATTAATGGGCGTAATCTTAAAGGATTATTATTAGAAATTCAGTACAGAACACTTATTCAGCATTCTTGGGCAACAGCGGTCGAAGTCATTGGTTTTATCACTGAGAATCAACCAAAATTTCAAGAGGGTGACAATAGATATCAAATAGCAATGGCTTTAGCTAGTGAGATTCTATCAAGATACTTTGAAAAAAAATTGGGGCCATATCCTGAAAAAGCTGATAGTGATGTGGTAAAGGAATTCCTAAAATTGGACGAAGACTTGAATTTATTGAGAACATTAGCCGCTCTTAATGAAGGGCTAAATACAATTGAGACAGCAGCTACAACCAAAAGAAATGCTATTTTAATTTTTACTCCGGATGGAGAATTGGAGGTAAGAACATTTCGTGGAGCAACTGAAGCGCTAAGAGCATTATTTATATTAGAAAATGAGATGCCTGGCAAAGATATAGTTCTTGTTAAAGCAGATAGAAATGAAGATATTCGACTTGCATTTAAAAACTATTTTTCTGATGCTCAGGATTTTATTGATCTGATTACTGAAGGTTGTGAAAAATTGTCAGGCAAGAAATACATCGTTGGTTATAATGACTTACAGATATTGTAA
- a CDS encoding virulence factor family protein, translated as MSSHYNLIKSGLFIIAITILAIGLGGWRYLPIPVRENVQQNSRFGDIALAQPWWGASGQVLVFGDDNPKAAQDLARQLADLGVSAAVAGTSQALAALSDTSQSCIETSTIATELDSLWTAIWPDTTPQPRLLAGLSNGAVLAYLHSLSATARQTGNLSINFSVESAQPLHLCTPLTATAAPLPQQAWRTVWTDQPPDVTARFSRSLGHIDSLITAYDTPLPAVLLAEVQRYLGKTTSDGPGMPVVEVPAAKPSDTVTIFYSGDGGWRDLDRTVAAAMAAQNFPVVGVDVLRYFWAAKTPAQTAADLAELMQYYRQHWQVQHFVLAGYSFGADILPAIYNQLPATDQASVSLLALIALGQQADFEIHVSGWLGKTSGEQTIAPQLAQIPKQKLLCIYGVEEKQETACTGLSNSPASILELPGGHHFDEDYPKLTGLILDVYRQHGVMAGG; from the coding sequence ATGTCGAGTCATTACAATTTGATTAAATCAGGCTTATTCATAATAGCCATTACCATACTGGCCATCGGGCTGGGCGGCTGGCGCTATTTACCTATACCGGTACGCGAAAACGTGCAGCAAAACAGTCGCTTTGGTGATATTGCCCTGGCGCAGCCTTGGTGGGGAGCCAGCGGCCAAGTCCTGGTCTTTGGCGATGATAATCCCAAAGCCGCGCAGGATTTGGCCCGGCAACTAGCCGATCTGGGTGTCAGTGCGGCTGTGGCAGGCACCAGCCAAGCCTTGGCAGCATTAAGCGACACCAGCCAATCCTGTATCGAAACATCAACAATAGCAACAGAGCTGGATAGTTTGTGGACTGCCATCTGGCCGGATACCACGCCCCAACCCCGTTTGCTGGCCGGCTTGAGTAATGGCGCAGTATTAGCCTATCTGCACAGCCTATCCGCCACTGCCCGGCAAACCGGCAATCTGTCGATTAATTTTTCCGTAGAATCCGCTCAGCCGCTGCATTTATGTACCCCCTTAACCGCAACTGCCGCCCCTTTACCACAGCAGGCGTGGCGAACAGTGTGGACAGATCAACCGCCCGATGTGACAGCCCGATTCAGCCGCAGCCTGGGCCATATCGACAGCCTGATTACCGCTTATGACACACCGCTGCCGGCAGTGCTGCTGGCAGAAGTACAACGCTATCTGGGCAAAACCACATCAGACGGCCCCGGCATGCCGGTGGTAGAAGTACCAGCGGCCAAACCGAGTGACACGGTGACGATTTTTTATTCCGGCGATGGCGGCTGGCGCGATTTGGATCGCACTGTAGCGGCAGCCATGGCCGCCCAAAACTTCCCGGTGGTGGGTGTGGACGTATTGCGCTACTTTTGGGCAGCCAAAACCCCGGCCCAAACCGCCGCTGATCTGGCGGAATTGATGCAATATTACCGGCAACACTGGCAAGTACAGCATTTTGTACTGGCGGGTTATTCCTTCGGTGCCGATATATTACCGGCCATTTATAACCAGCTGCCGGCCACTGATCAGGCTAGTGTCAGCTTGCTGGCCCTGATTGCGCTGGGCCAGCAGGCCGACTTTGAAATTCATGTATCCGGCTGGCTGGGTAAAACCAGCGGCGAACAAACCATAGCCCCGCAATTGGCCCAAATCCCCAAACAAAAGCTATTATGTATTTACGGAGTGGAGGAAAAACAGGAAACCGCCTGCACCGGCCTAAGCAACAGCCCGGCCAGCATCCTGGAATTACCCGGCGGCCATCATTTTGATGAGGATTATCCCAAACTAACCGGGCTGATTTTAGATGTTTATCGGCAGCATGGGGTGATGGCGGGAGGGTGA
- a CDS encoding alpha/beta fold hydrolase — MANPGAGRWLWRILHMSWLLLSAAILALFIWLQPMPGNFVHYLFWKYTSSAKPMTGYISHAGASIYYEVYGQGKPVLLLHGGLSNKLSWFSQLPWLVSAGRQVILIDTRGHGESSHGHIPLSYPVFADDVRLVMDKIGIASTDIIGWSDGGIIALLMGLETPQRVDKIVAISANFNPSGVLEDNGAADERFHAFADLFLSDRIRGWWSGAGAGHPDLAAELTALWQSEPQLEHEHLRAITAPTLVITGENDVIDLPHSGTLAQMLAKGKIEVVLGAGHASTMTHADQINKLIADFLQIRRPE; from the coding sequence ATGGCAAACCCCGGAGCCGGCCGCTGGTTGTGGCGCATTCTGCATATGAGTTGGCTGTTGCTTAGCGCAGCCATACTGGCGCTGTTTATCTGGCTGCAGCCCATGCCCGGCAATTTTGTGCATTATTTGTTCTGGAAATACACCAGCAGCGCCAAGCCGATGACGGGTTATATCAGCCACGCCGGTGCGTCAATTTATTATGAAGTGTACGGCCAGGGTAAGCCGGTATTGCTGTTGCATGGCGGCCTGAGTAATAAATTAAGCTGGTTTTCCCAACTCCCCTGGCTGGTGTCCGCAGGTCGGCAGGTGATTTTAATCGATACCCGTGGTCACGGTGAATCCAGCCACGGCCATATACCGCTCAGTTACCCGGTGTTTGCCGATGATGTGCGTCTGGTGATGGATAAAATCGGCATCGCCAGTACCGATATAATCGGCTGGAGCGATGGCGGCATCATTGCGCTGCTGATGGGCTTGGAAACACCCCAACGGGTTGATAAAATCGTGGCCATCAGTGCCAACTTCAATCCTTCCGGGGTGTTGGAAGACAATGGTGCCGCTGATGAACGCTTCCACGCCTTTGCCGACCTGTTTCTCAGCGACCGCATCAGAGGCTGGTGGTCCGGTGCTGGAGCAGGTCATCCCGATCTGGCGGCGGAACTGACAGCCTTATGGCAGAGTGAACCGCAACTGGAACATGAACATTTACGTGCGATTACCGCCCCTACTCTGGTTATTACCGGTGAAAATGATGTGATCGACCTGCCCCATTCCGGCACACTGGCGCAAATGCTGGCCAAAGGCAAAATCGAAGTAGTATTGGGCGCAGGCCATGCCAGTACCATGACCCACGCCGATCAGATCAATAAGCTGATTGCCGATTTTTTACAAATAAGGCGGCCTGAATGA
- a CDS encoding DUF2905 domain-containing protein: MDIAKLLIYAGLAIAGIGLILKYLPWLIRWFGKLPGDIRYQSEHSAVFIPFTSMLVISLILTLVINLFFRK; the protein is encoded by the coding sequence ATGGATATAGCAAAACTCCTGATCTATGCCGGCCTGGCAATTGCAGGCATAGGCTTGATTTTAAAATATCTGCCCTGGCTGATCAGATGGTTCGGTAAACTACCCGGCGACATCCGCTATCAAAGCGAACACAGCGCGGTATTTATTCCGTTTACCTCCATGCTGGTCATCAGCCTGATATTAACTCTGGTGATCAATCTATTTTTCCGTAAATGA
- a CDS encoding phospholipase D-like domain-containing protein produces the protein MSEIAEHYAKPVFAKLGGYFSRSNDFKETFPVRWARIDFEMFHGVSANLKLIIKVYRNEVCETYFVDSDAYEVDWNRHKRHSRDFYIMPVSNQFGSVNCVKFGFIVHLGERSIPSRHEYIFMDGRQLLEPGAQQRLVNSEYATPNHYRSYELNHTLLQNDVDWYNHHFGSLNLTPKFTKGQLHHPYHPKRFIHDHIDKVIHSKHQQPQRLCTIKVSVDCIDDQDFINHLLHAHSQGVLVQCIVDWRKMTLTNSSAYARLKRSGIELLGVFCTPNHYLIEVEPDMHTKFIIFNDTDCILGSFNITFDRWWANWESGMTFHSQGVCRLLDNIFQSQRGGVNQKYGIDPLSPFNLLYTFGRQMLANGKVYRPHHAILAEIHRARQSIKICLFLIGDLQGEHHDSVVTALIQAKQRGVAIHILFNGHLARQGRIGVERSMADELARPLLPAVQRLKDAGITIGLVYGKDDLPVPYSPIHAKYCVIDGHIVLEGSFNWYNTSVFSHDLLVVAANHEVAQPYLYEFEQIQHLFRVFY, from the coding sequence ATGTCTGAAATTGCTGAACATTATGCCAAACCGGTATTTGCCAAGCTGGGCGGCTATTTTAGCCGCAGCAATGATTTTAAAGAAACGTTTCCGGTCCGCTGGGCACGTATTGATTTTGAAATGTTTCATGGTGTTTCCGCCAATCTTAAGCTGATTATCAAAGTCTATCGCAACGAAGTCTGCGAAACTTATTTTGTAGACAGCGATGCCTATGAAGTGGATTGGAACCGGCACAAACGTCATAGCCGGGATTTTTATATTATGCCGGTCTCCAACCAATTCGGTTCGGTCAATTGCGTTAAATTTGGCTTTATCGTGCATCTGGGCGAACGTTCAATTCCATCCCGGCATGAATACATTTTTATGGACGGCAGGCAATTGCTAGAGCCTGGCGCTCAGCAGCGTCTGGTTAACAGCGAATACGCCACGCCTAACCACTATCGCAGCTATGAGCTTAACCATACTCTATTGCAGAATGATGTGGACTGGTATAACCATCATTTTGGTTCATTGAATTTAACCCCCAAATTCACCAAAGGCCAATTACACCACCCTTACCATCCCAAACGATTTATCCACGATCATATCGACAAGGTAATACACAGCAAACACCAGCAGCCGCAGCGTTTGTGTACCATCAAAGTCAGTGTGGACTGTATAGACGACCAGGACTTTATCAATCACTTATTGCACGCCCATAGCCAGGGTGTGCTGGTGCAATGTATTGTGGATTGGCGGAAAATGACGCTGACCAACAGTAGTGCTTATGCACGTTTAAAGCGCTCCGGCATTGAACTGCTGGGCGTGTTTTGCACCCCCAATCATTATCTGATTGAAGTTGAGCCGGACATGCACACCAAGTTCATTATTTTTAATGACACCGATTGCATACTGGGTTCGTTTAATATCACCTTCGATCGCTGGTGGGCCAACTGGGAATCCGGTATGACTTTTCATTCACAGGGTGTGTGCCGGTTGCTGGACAATATTTTTCAGAGCCAGCGCGGCGGGGTGAATCAGAAATACGGTATCGATCCGCTCAGTCCGTTTAATTTACTCTATACCTTTGGCCGGCAAATGTTGGCCAACGGCAAGGTGTATCGCCCGCATCACGCCATTCTGGCCGAGATACACCGAGCCCGGCAGTCCATCAAAATCTGTCTGTTCCTGATCGGCGATTTACAAGGCGAACATCATGACAGCGTGGTTACGGCACTGATACAAGCCAAACAGCGCGGCGTGGCTATCCATATCCTGTTTAACGGCCATCTGGCCAGACAGGGCCGGATCGGCGTAGAACGCAGTATGGCCGATGAACTGGCCCGACCATTATTACCCGCCGTGCAACGCCTTAAAGATGCCGGTATCACAATAGGCCTGGTATATGGGAAGGATGATCTGCCGGTGCCGTATTCGCCGATACACGCCAAATATTGCGTGATAGATGGTCACATTGTGCTGGAAGGCAGCTTTAACTGGTATAACACCTCTGTGTTTTCCCACGACTTGCTGGTAGTGGCCGCCAATCATGAAGTGGCGCAACCGTATTTGTACGAGTTTGAACAAATCCAGCATTTGTTTAGAGTGTTTTATTGA